Proteins found in one Candidatus Diapherotrites archaeon genomic segment:
- a CDS encoding ribonuclease Z — MTIRLTFLGTSCSTPVPHRNLSSLALTYRGEWFLFDTPEGVQQQLMRGGLSYLKLGHVFISHFHGDHTLGLPGLLATMTIHERQEKLHIWGPRGIQKKIQEAVALGNFFPSFPIVPHEVLEGELVREKDYTISAVRLDHSCPCYGFLFETKGKEGEFQRAKALKLGIPEGPLWGKLQKGENVMVGRKTITPKEVMDYSKGMRGAKVGFIMDTFPHPHYVHVLKEWGVDYLVHESSFLETEKERAEEVRHSTARMAGRVAKETGTKRLFLTHFSPRYPDEKEMVKEATKVFQDVTAAHDLMEVELEDRFPVKAVRKQGKKK, encoded by the coding sequence ATGACGATACGCCTGACCTTCCTGGGGACGTCTTGTTCCACTCCCGTGCCGCACCGGAATCTGAGTAGCTTGGCCTTGACCTACCGGGGGGAATGGTTTTTGTTCGACACCCCGGAAGGGGTTCAGCAGCAGCTCATGCGGGGGGGATTGAGTTATTTGAAATTAGGACATGTGTTCATCTCCCACTTCCATGGCGACCACACCTTGGGATTGCCGGGGCTGCTGGCCACGATGACTATTCATGAGCGCCAGGAAAAACTGCACATCTGGGGACCGCGGGGGATCCAGAAGAAGATTCAGGAAGCCGTGGCGCTGGGAAACTTTTTCCCGAGCTTTCCCATTGTGCCGCATGAAGTTCTGGAAGGAGAATTGGTTAGGGAGAAAGATTATACCATTTCGGCCGTGCGGTTGGACCATTCGTGCCCATGCTATGGGTTCCTGTTTGAAACCAAAGGAAAGGAAGGGGAATTCCAAAGAGCCAAAGCCCTGAAGCTGGGGATACCAGAAGGACCCTTGTGGGGGAAACTGCAGAAAGGGGAAAATGTGATGGTGGGGCGGAAGACCATTACTCCTAAAGAAGTGATGGACTATTCCAAAGGAATGCGGGGGGCCAAAGTGGGGTTCATCATGGACACATTCCCCCACCCCCATTATGTGCACGTGTTGAAGGAGTGGGGTGTGGATTACCTGGTGCACGAATCCTCATTTCTTGAAACAGAAAAGGAGCGCGCGGAGGAGGTGAGGCATTCTACGGCTCGGATGGCAGGCAGGGTTGCCAAGGAAACGGGGACCAAAAGACTGTTCCTCACCCACTTCTCCCCACGCTACCCGGACGAAAAAGAAATGGTGAAAGAGGCCACGAAAGTATTTCAGGATGTCACGGCGGCGCACGACCTCATGGAAGTGGAATTGGAGGATCGGTTTCCCGTGAAGGCGGTAAGGAAGCAGGGGAAGAAAAAATAG
- a CDS encoding MBL fold metallo-hydrolase — translation MHIRYLGHSCFLLEFSQANVLIDPGFGCENFHSYKRILPSLVKPENLPRISLILITNELEDHFDKAAIEFLCNRDGACVVAHDSVLSELDIPPRCKRAAAVASKLHLRGIQINVQTAHYPRSFYPMAYMVTGDGVAIYHAGDTELLEEFPDELNPHVALLPIGGGNLTMDIVDAVKATKMLKPEVVIPMHYNTFSLIQASPEEFAKKIEKSNLRTKPVILNPNEAIEFLPESTVPPLSGKPENYSFSR, via the coding sequence ATGCACATCCGCTACCTCGGGCATTCCTGTTTTTTGTTGGAATTCTCCCAGGCGAATGTGCTCATTGACCCCGGTTTCGGGTGTGAGAATTTCCATTCCTACAAGAGGATTCTTCCTTCCCTGGTGAAGCCAGAAAATCTCCCCCGCATATCCTTGATTCTCATCACCAATGAATTAGAGGATCATTTCGATAAGGCGGCGATTGAGTTCCTTTGCAACCGCGATGGTGCTTGTGTCGTTGCTCACGATTCCGTGTTATCCGAATTGGATATTCCCCCCCGATGCAAGCGGGCCGCGGCCGTGGCCTCCAAACTCCACTTGCGGGGGATCCAAATCAATGTACAGACGGCGCATTACCCGCGCTCCTTCTACCCCATGGCGTATATGGTGACGGGAGATGGGGTGGCCATTTATCATGCGGGGGATACTGAGCTCCTGGAGGAGTTCCCCGATGAATTGAATCCGCATGTGGCCTTGCTTCCCATCGGCGGGGGCAACCTTACCATGGATATTGTGGATGCGGTAAAAGCCACCAAGATGCTCAAACCAGAAGTGGTCATTCCCATGCACTACAACACGTTCTCCCTCATCCAGGCCTCTCCCGAGGAGTTCGCCAAGAAGATTGAGAAGAGCAACCTGCGGACCAAACCAGTAATACTGAACCCCAATGAGGCCATTGAGTTCCTTCCAGAGAGCACCGTCCCTCCTCTCTCTGGAAAGCCCGAAAACTATTCGTTTTCCCGCTGA
- a CDS encoding NFACT RNA binding domain-containing protein has translation MKIVLDASKSAQANATAFFEKAKRLKQKIAGAREGLRLVEEKRALLDKKSVVEQKPKPLIRRKVDWYEKFHWCLTSNGLLIVGGRDAHSNEVLVKRHMEEKDLYFHADTHGAPHCLLKEGRLRAQEGDIREAASFAGLYSSIWKKGLFSVKVYSVYPEQVSKKAPAGESLGKGAFMIYGQRHWHTPLLRMGMGVHPSSHGPRMMGGPLTAVQTHAHHIMEILPGEKSKSEVAKSYLAFLRKKWDGILPPLDDIIRTLPNGLLSMRPVEN, from the coding sequence ATGAAGATCGTTTTGGACGCTTCCAAGTCCGCGCAAGCCAATGCCACTGCGTTCTTCGAGAAAGCCAAACGTCTCAAACAGAAGATCGCGGGCGCCCGGGAAGGATTACGTCTTGTCGAGGAGAAGCGGGCGCTGTTGGATAAAAAATCCGTGGTCGAACAAAAACCCAAACCCCTCATCCGGCGCAAGGTGGATTGGTATGAGAAGTTCCACTGGTGTCTCACCTCGAATGGCCTCCTTATCGTCGGCGGGAGGGATGCGCATTCCAATGAGGTATTGGTTAAGCGCCACATGGAGGAAAAGGATCTTTATTTCCATGCTGACACGCATGGCGCGCCTCACTGTCTGTTGAAAGAAGGCCGCTTGCGCGCCCAGGAAGGAGATATCCGCGAGGCTGCATCGTTCGCCGGTCTCTATTCCAGTATCTGGAAAAAAGGCCTTTTCTCCGTAAAAGTATATTCCGTTTACCCCGAGCAGGTGAGCAAAAAAGCCCCTGCGGGGGAAAGCCTGGGGAAGGGGGCATTCATGATCTATGGCCAGCGCCACTGGCATACCCCTCTCCTCCGGATGGGCATGGGCGTTCATCCCTCCTCTCATGGTCCGCGCATGATGGGGGGTCCCCTGACCGCCGTCCAAACTCATGCGCATCATATTATGGAAATCCTTCCCGGTGAGAAATCAAAATCCGAGGTCGCTAAATCTTATCTTGCGTTTCTCAGGAAAAAATGGGATGGTATTCTTCCTCCCCTGGATGACATCATTCGCACCCTCCCCAATGGACTTTTAAGCATGCGTCCCGTTGAAAATTGA
- a CDS encoding replication factor C large subunit — MLLHRWQPEALSQIIGNPDIITEVRLWAQSWKQGNPQKPLLLVGPPGIGKTATAYALAKEMGFSLVEFNASSARDKESVEKIIGASAQNASFDGALRLVLMDEIDGIHSRGDRGGAAALPNVIKQARNPIFFTANEIYGNKNLVTLRSYCKILMGKRIPSPTLAKFLREVCEKEGIEYDAHSINALAKRSSGDVRAALLDLEAMSKKNNLITLEDVESSGYRERLDNIFSVIRTLFTNPSLKEIRKARFTSEVDHDLLKKWVDENIPRQFPSPTSLANAYSQLSRADMFDGRIFRRQHYGFLKYSGDLASSVGLVTPDRAHGFISYQFPSILKRLSAGKGSAKKSLLSKLGEKTHGSRRRWGQDLPYLRILFADPSYAIPLTHHFQLEPDEVAYLLDTSPSHPKVKKIFAQLETDKAASPKGSTKKSRTGKTVPNDTDNPTTETNLSPQPPSPTEEDIRKQTSLRFF, encoded by the coding sequence ATGCTTCTCCACCGCTGGCAGCCCGAGGCGTTGTCCCAGATCATAGGGAATCCCGATATTATTACCGAAGTTCGTTTGTGGGCCCAATCCTGGAAGCAGGGGAATCCCCAGAAGCCTCTTTTGCTGGTGGGTCCTCCCGGCATAGGTAAGACCGCCACCGCCTATGCATTAGCCAAAGAGATGGGATTTTCCCTCGTGGAATTCAATGCCTCCAGCGCGCGGGACAAGGAATCGGTGGAGAAAATCATCGGGGCGTCCGCCCAGAACGCCAGTTTCGACGGGGCGTTGCGCCTTGTCCTTATGGATGAAATTGACGGCATCCATTCCCGGGGAGATCGCGGCGGGGCCGCGGCGCTTCCTAACGTCATCAAGCAGGCCCGCAACCCCATTTTTTTCACTGCCAATGAGATCTATGGTAACAAAAACCTCGTGACCTTGCGCTCCTATTGCAAGATCCTCATGGGCAAGCGTATCCCCTCCCCCACGTTAGCCAAATTCCTCCGTGAGGTATGCGAGAAGGAGGGCATCGAATATGATGCGCATTCCATCAATGCGCTAGCCAAGCGTTCTTCAGGGGACGTGCGCGCCGCTCTCTTGGATCTTGAAGCGATGTCCAAGAAGAACAACCTCATCACGTTAGAAGACGTGGAGAGCAGTGGCTATAGAGAACGGTTGGACAATATCTTCTCGGTGATCCGCACCCTCTTCACTAATCCTTCCCTGAAAGAGATTCGCAAAGCCCGGTTTACGAGTGAGGTGGACCATGATCTCCTCAAGAAGTGGGTGGATGAGAATATTCCCCGTCAATTCCCATCCCCTACCTCCCTCGCCAACGCCTATTCTCAATTGTCCCGAGCCGACATGTTCGATGGCCGCATCTTCCGGCGCCAGCATTATGGTTTCCTCAAGTATTCGGGCGACCTTGCTTCCTCCGTGGGATTAGTGACTCCCGATCGGGCGCATGGTTTCATCTCCTATCAATTCCCCTCCATCCTCAAACGGTTATCGGCCGGGAAGGGATCAGCCAAGAAATCCCTCCTGTCTAAATTGGGGGAGAAAACCCATGGGTCGCGCCGCCGCTGGGGGCAAGATCTTCCCTATTTGCGCATCCTCTTCGCCGATCCTTCCTATGCCATCCCCCTCACGCATCATTTTCAACTGGAACCCGACGAAGTAGCCTACCTTTTGGACACCTCCCCCTCTCATCCAAAAGTAAAGAAGATATTCGCCCAGCTCGAGACAGACAAGGCCGCTTCCCCAAAAGGATCTACCAAAAAAAGTCGCACAGGAAAAACAGTTCCAAACGACACGGATAATCCCACTACCGAAACCAATCTGTCTCCCCAACCCCCTTCCCCAACTGAAGAAGACATCCGGAAGCAGACCTCTTTGCGTTTCTTTTAA
- a CDS encoding CDC48 family AAA ATPase, translating into MAVPPAPQAPNATERRPIVLKVQEPSPTHVGRNIVTLDRKSKQLLAITSGDIVEIEGSKKTAAIVWPARTEDEGKDIIRMDNLIRYNAGVNLGEKVSVRPAQFKEAQKVVLAPTQDVHIIASGYERILKKTFIGRPLSRGDNVWITVFGSGFIYRVVETNPRGIVKITDYTQFILKDEPVKGEIEGVPRVAYEDVGGLGNQVHKVREMIELPMRHPELFRKLGIEPPKGVLLHGPPGTGKTLLAKAVANETQAHFISVSAPSIMSKFVGEAEERVRQYFKEADENAPSIIFIDEIDAIAPKREEVVGEVERRVVAQLLSLMDGMEARGNVIIIAATNRVNSIDEALRRPGRFDREIEIGVPDKEGRKEILQIHTRGMPLAKDVDLDHFANITYGFVGADLTALAKEAAMKALRRYLPDFNLQEETIPEEVLERMQVIKADFEDALREIQPSALREVMVEIPNVKWEDIGSLQDVKKELQQAIEWPLKKPSAFTQMGIRPPRGVLLYGPPGTGKTLLAKAIATESQANFISIKGPELISKWIGESEKGIRQVFKKARQVAPVIVFFDEIDAIASIRGMGGDSGVGERMVNQLLTELDGAESLKDVIFIAATNRPDLIDPGLLRPGRIDKIIEVKLPDERARESILQVHLRGVPVAKNVSASELAKRTPGFSGADLSGLIREAALLAMQEEMRRWYIRDAILAYLESAEQEKLTLPELVAHVEKAVEDLSSDSLHDSLLEKFHVKDLSKSHLYSLKENVIKLFDARASSDKPIVTKGHFEDILAKTTSSVAPEAQEAYAEYRKARSPTGFKPNYVG; encoded by the coding sequence ATGGCTGTCCCTCCCGCTCCTCAGGCACCCAATGCCACTGAACGCCGACCCATCGTATTGAAGGTGCAGGAACCTTCTCCCACTCACGTAGGGCGGAACATCGTCACGCTAGACCGCAAATCCAAACAACTCCTCGCTATCACTTCCGGGGATATCGTGGAGATCGAGGGTTCCAAGAAGACCGCGGCGATCGTCTGGCCGGCCCGCACCGAGGACGAGGGAAAAGATATTATCCGCATGGATAATCTCATTCGCTATAATGCGGGGGTGAACCTGGGGGAAAAGGTCTCCGTCCGCCCCGCTCAATTCAAGGAAGCCCAAAAAGTAGTGTTGGCCCCCACTCAGGATGTGCATATCATCGCTTCCGGGTACGAGCGCATCCTCAAGAAGACCTTCATTGGCCGCCCCCTTTCACGAGGGGATAATGTGTGGATCACCGTCTTCGGCTCTGGCTTCATTTACCGCGTCGTAGAAACCAACCCCCGTGGCATAGTGAAAATTACCGATTACACCCAATTCATCCTCAAGGACGAGCCCGTGAAGGGGGAAATAGAGGGCGTTCCTCGGGTGGCCTACGAGGATGTGGGGGGATTAGGCAACCAAGTTCACAAAGTCCGCGAGATGATTGAGCTCCCCATGCGCCACCCAGAATTATTCCGCAAACTGGGTATCGAACCTCCGAAAGGGGTGTTATTGCACGGCCCACCCGGCACAGGAAAAACCTTGCTCGCCAAGGCCGTAGCCAATGAGACGCAAGCGCATTTCATTTCGGTTTCGGCGCCTTCGATTATGAGTAAATTCGTCGGGGAGGCGGAGGAGCGCGTGCGTCAGTACTTCAAGGAAGCCGATGAGAATGCTCCCTCCATTATTTTCATTGATGAGATTGATGCCATTGCCCCCAAGCGGGAAGAGGTTGTGGGAGAAGTGGAGCGTCGCGTAGTGGCGCAGCTTCTTTCGCTCATGGATGGGATGGAAGCGCGCGGCAATGTCATTATTATCGCCGCGACGAACCGCGTTAACTCCATCGACGAAGCCCTGCGTCGCCCTGGTCGTTTTGATCGGGAAATAGAAATAGGCGTTCCTGATAAGGAAGGGCGAAAAGAAATTCTCCAGATCCATACGCGCGGAATGCCCTTGGCGAAGGACGTGGATTTGGATCATTTCGCCAACATCACTTATGGTTTTGTGGGCGCGGACTTGACGGCTTTGGCCAAGGAGGCCGCTATGAAGGCGTTACGCCGCTACCTTCCTGATTTCAATCTGCAGGAGGAAACCATCCCAGAAGAGGTGCTTGAGCGCATGCAGGTGATTAAGGCGGATTTCGAGGATGCTTTGCGCGAGATCCAACCTTCCGCGCTGCGCGAGGTGATGGTTGAAATTCCCAATGTCAAATGGGAGGACATCGGCTCCCTGCAGGATGTGAAGAAAGAGCTACAGCAGGCCATCGAGTGGCCTCTCAAAAAGCCCAGTGCGTTTACTCAAATGGGCATCCGTCCCCCGCGGGGCGTTCTCTTATATGGCCCTCCCGGCACCGGTAAAACCTTATTGGCAAAGGCTATTGCCACCGAGTCCCAGGCCAATTTCATTTCTATCAAGGGGCCTGAGCTCATATCTAAATGGATTGGCGAAAGTGAGAAAGGCATCCGACAAGTCTTCAAGAAAGCCCGCCAGGTGGCCCCGGTCATCGTGTTCTTTGACGAGATTGATGCCATCGCTTCCATTCGGGGCATGGGCGGCGATTCCGGAGTGGGGGAGCGCATGGTCAATCAGCTCCTGACGGAATTAGATGGTGCTGAATCATTGAAGGATGTCATTTTCATCGCGGCCACCAACCGCCCCGACCTCATTGACCCAGGTCTATTACGGCCAGGCCGCATCGACAAGATCATCGAGGTCAAGCTTCCCGATGAGCGCGCGCGCGAATCCATCCTCCAAGTCCACCTACGCGGGGTCCCGGTGGCCAAGAATGTTTCCGCTTCCGAACTTGCCAAGCGCACCCCCGGCTTTTCGGGAGCCGACCTCTCGGGATTAATCCGGGAAGCCGCTCTGCTCGCCATGCAAGAGGAGATGCGTCGCTGGTACATCCGGGATGCCATTCTGGCTTATCTTGAGTCAGCCGAACAGGAGAAGCTCACTCTTCCTGAACTCGTTGCGCATGTCGAGAAGGCCGTGGAGGATTTGTCCTCGGATTCCCTCCATGATTCCCTTTTGGAAAAATTCCACGTCAAAGACCTATCTAAATCCCACCTTTATTCCCTGAAAGAAAACGTGATTAAGCTATTTGACGCCCGCGCGTCCTCCGACAAACCCATTGTGACCAAAGGGCATTTCGAAGACATCCTAGCCAAGACCACCTCCTCCGTGGCGCCGGAAGCCCAGGAAGCCTACGCGGAGTACCGCAAAGCCCGCTCCCCCACCGGTTTCAAGCCAAACTATGTGGGGTAA
- a CDS encoding AAA family ATPase, with protein MARENVFARASRENLIFKDEHVLDPQHLPDALPHRETQVNALVFALKPLADGGKAAHVFVWGPPGTGKTVTLSFVMGQLKEFSSRVKPIYFNCFGYNSRQAVLAELTRQVERPVPARGMSTNELHAKVLEGLKFAPFIPVLVFDEFDQLLANDGNELLYDLLRIPEHNIPGIPIILISNDPSIPARLDARVRSSFAHEKIEFAPYSPIQLKDILRERAEKALVPGALPIEMAGLIAAHAAKRGGDCRVAIETLRKAARRAERANACVIDEGHVRAAFEDTETSAVQKAIPFLTDSHKHVLKSLFALGGRHVPSNDLYVRLASQGIGLSDRRVREILVELEKKKAITTHTDTSGRGRSKRITVNFPEAVMK; from the coding sequence ATGGCCCGCGAGAATGTGTTTGCCCGCGCGTCGCGCGAGAACCTCATCTTCAAGGATGAACACGTTTTAGACCCCCAGCACCTCCCCGATGCTCTTCCCCACCGGGAGACGCAGGTCAATGCCCTCGTTTTCGCCCTCAAACCATTGGCCGATGGGGGCAAAGCCGCCCATGTTTTCGTCTGGGGTCCTCCCGGCACCGGGAAAACGGTTACCCTGTCGTTCGTCATGGGCCAGCTCAAGGAATTCTCTTCCCGGGTGAAGCCCATCTATTTCAATTGCTTCGGCTACAACTCCCGTCAGGCTGTTCTCGCCGAGCTCACCCGCCAGGTCGAGCGTCCGGTCCCCGCGCGGGGGATGAGCACGAATGAGTTGCATGCCAAGGTTCTGGAGGGATTGAAATTTGCCCCCTTCATCCCCGTATTGGTCTTTGATGAGTTTGATCAACTATTGGCGAATGATGGGAACGAACTGTTGTATGATCTCCTCCGCATCCCCGAGCATAATATCCCCGGCATCCCCATAATCCTTATTTCCAATGATCCCTCCATCCCCGCGCGCCTCGATGCCCGGGTGCGGAGTTCGTTTGCTCATGAAAAAATAGAATTCGCCCCCTACTCCCCCATCCAATTGAAGGATATCCTCCGCGAGCGCGCCGAAAAAGCGCTTGTCCCTGGAGCATTACCTATCGAAATGGCCGGTCTGATTGCCGCCCACGCCGCCAAACGGGGTGGGGATTGCCGCGTGGCCATCGAAACATTGCGCAAGGCCGCGCGCCGGGCCGAGCGCGCCAATGCTTGTGTCATCGATGAGGGACACGTGCGCGCCGCTTTTGAGGATACCGAAACGAGTGCCGTGCAGAAAGCCATTCCCTTTCTCACGGATTCCCATAAGCACGTGTTGAAATCCCTCTTCGCCCTGGGCGGGCGTCACGTCCCCTCCAATGATCTTTACGTGCGTCTCGCCTCCCAAGGCATTGGGTTGAGCGATCGCCGCGTGCGTGAGATCCTCGTGGAATTGGAGAAGAAGAAGGCCATCACCACTCACACGGATACCTCCGGTCGAGGAAGGTCCAAGCGCATCACCGTCAACTTCCCCGAAGCGGTGATGAAATGA
- a CDS encoding cation:proton antiporter: protein MLELVISVIGLTILLGFFGNVLFQRTSIPNTLWLLVFGMGLGALGFVGADFIASAAGLMGAIAIIGILSDGGLHLDLKHVVKEGFLGSLLMFTGLLGTTGGIVILLGVWNIPLPIALFIAIALAGTSASVVIPIVQSLSFVSDKLKTILSIEAISDTFSIVVALFMIDFLLSPGTPLSGADGVVRGVVLEFLSAISIGIIFGLVWGPFIGKLKRYDYSYAATLGALILLYAFAELFGSSGAIAVFTAGIMLANAHLIYHALFPEFTFGRLDEDVSKTHSLFAFLIRVFFFVFLGMVVGIPEIDYLIIGAATTAIIVGTRFIYINLFIRLKLLHFHGNEKMLTYFMIPRGLSAAVLAVFALASGVAYGEAIVQIIFSVIIFTILLTTLATFSLRDRGTKTNPEMLQPMKPLAAGTAPTFD, encoded by the coding sequence ATGCTGGAACTGGTAATCAGTGTCATCGGGCTGACCATATTGCTTGGATTCTTCGGGAATGTGCTATTCCAACGCACCTCCATCCCCAACACATTATGGTTGCTGGTTTTCGGCATGGGGTTGGGGGCATTGGGATTCGTAGGGGCGGATTTCATCGCCTCCGCGGCCGGATTGATGGGGGCTATCGCCATCATCGGAATACTATCCGATGGGGGGCTGCATCTTGATTTGAAACATGTGGTGAAAGAAGGATTTTTGGGAAGCCTGCTCATGTTCACCGGGCTCCTGGGAACGACGGGAGGAATTGTTATTCTGTTAGGTGTATGGAACATCCCCCTGCCCATTGCCCTCTTCATCGCCATCGCCCTCGCGGGGACAAGTGCATCAGTGGTTATTCCCATTGTGCAATCCCTCTCGTTTGTCTCGGACAAACTGAAAACCATCCTCTCCATCGAGGCGATCTCGGACACCTTTTCCATTGTTGTGGCGCTATTCATGATCGATTTCCTTTTATCTCCCGGCACACCTTTGAGCGGAGCCGATGGGGTTGTGCGGGGGGTGGTATTGGAATTTCTCTCCGCGATATCCATAGGAATCATTTTCGGATTAGTATGGGGGCCATTCATTGGAAAACTCAAACGGTATGATTACTCGTACGCCGCGACCCTGGGCGCCCTGATATTGCTATATGCGTTTGCCGAATTATTCGGGAGCAGTGGAGCCATTGCCGTATTCACCGCAGGAATCATGCTGGCGAACGCGCACCTCATCTATCATGCACTCTTCCCCGAATTCACGTTCGGACGATTAGATGAGGATGTGAGCAAAACACACTCTCTATTCGCCTTCCTCATCCGCGTGTTCTTTTTTGTTTTCTTGGGGATGGTGGTGGGGATACCGGAGATTGATTATCTGATCATCGGCGCCGCCACCACCGCAATCATCGTGGGGACACGGTTCATTTACATCAACTTATTCATTAGACTCAAACTCCTTCATTTCCATGGGAATGAAAAGATGCTGACCTATTTCATGATTCCACGTGGACTATCTGCAGCGGTATTGGCGGTATTCGCATTAGCAAGTGGAGTGGCCTATGGGGAGGCCATCGTACAAATCATCTTTTCAGTGATCATCTTCACTATTCTTCTAACGACCCTCGCCACCTTTTCCCTTCGTGACAGGGGGACGAAAACGAATCCGGAGATGCTCCAGCCCATGAAACCACTGGCGGCAGGGACCGCGCCCACATTCGATTAA
- a CDS encoding HD domain-containing protein, translating to MVSIRRSSSLPSVGKPPFSSRLADAVFGAHSRRLNKAMQKCVEWHRQQKRKDGTPYAWHPFAVLANLKAAGVTNKEILIAGLLHDTVEDKHTSYAEVRRLFGPRVMAIVKEVSKDENGSFNLRTKEGMTVKMADRLHNLFTLEGNDPMWVKKQIQKSIDLVKKYGTKMEKANPQLFSDLNMRLTFLRHKYDV from the coding sequence ATGGTTTCGATTAGACGATCCTCTTCCCTTCCAAGTGTGGGAAAGCCCCCATTTTCATCTCGTTTGGCTGATGCAGTTTTTGGTGCTCATTCTCGTCGATTGAATAAAGCGATGCAGAAGTGTGTAGAATGGCATCGTCAACAAAAAAGGAAGGATGGTACCCCCTACGCATGGCACCCCTTTGCCGTGTTGGCAAATTTGAAAGCAGCTGGCGTTACTAATAAAGAAATTTTGATAGCGGGGCTATTACATGATACCGTGGAGGATAAACATACTTCTTACGCCGAAGTACGAAGACTTTTTGGCCCAAGAGTGATGGCGATTGTTAAGGAAGTTTCAAAAGATGAAAATGGAAGCTTTAATTTGCGCACGAAAGAAGGTATGACAGTAAAGATGGCGGATCGTCTTCACAATCTTTTTACTCTAGAAGGGAATGATCCGATGTGGGTAAAGAAGCAGATCCAAAAAAGTATTGATTTAGTAAAAAAATATGGGACCAAAATGGAAAAAGCAAATCCTCAGTTATTTTCAGATCTAAATATGCGATTGACCTTTTTGCGTCATAAATATGATGTTTAA
- a CDS encoding DUF202 domain-containing protein translates to MPKVIPEDFSVDMRTILAKERTILSHQRLQINLIGIGLGLFATGFTLLRLVPTETFSFRIIEAVFIFGGGILCTLSVMQYYHLNKQLKESEAIEEYLAREFRVEHMEMPAYIHKHPARTKSIGKTFWDAFMR, encoded by the coding sequence ATGCCAAAGGTTATCCCGGAAGACTTCTCGGTGGATATGCGAACCATCCTCGCCAAAGAACGCACCATCCTCTCCCACCAGCGCCTCCAGATCAACCTCATTGGGATAGGATTAGGATTGTTCGCCACGGGATTCACGCTCCTGCGGCTCGTTCCCACCGAAACCTTTTCATTCCGCATCATCGAGGCCGTATTCATATTTGGAGGGGGAATACTATGCACCCTGTCAGTCATGCAATACTATCACCTCAACAAACAGCTCAAAGAGTCCGAGGCTATCGAAGAATACCTGGCGCGGGAATTCAGGGTGGAACACATGGAGATGCCAGCGTACATCCATAAGCATCCGGCTCGAACCAAATCCATCGGGAAAACATTCTGGGATGCATTCATGCGCTGA
- a CDS encoding 50S ribosomal protein L11 methyltransferase has protein sequence MGFKQKLGELLVHALTEEERMILPASYQKLGHVGIIRLPAGLMEKKRIIGEGVLNAIPGIRTCCLNRGPVQGEFRQPDMEYLAGEHHFEVVHKEHDCIFRFDITKLMWSMGNMNERKRLYQAVKPGEVVVDFFAGMGYWSIPIAKHAHPGHVYAIDANPYAIEALRENRHANKIPESIMTILPGKCEEVAPRLGRIADRVILGYLPAPRFALYPAFHCLKEKGGIIHYEGVCGLDAYEGLFQEVRDIGMSVGFEVALKHAQPVKSMSAGKWHYVLDCQVSRLGE, from the coding sequence ATGGGATTCAAGCAGAAGCTGGGAGAATTACTCGTGCATGCCCTCACGGAAGAGGAACGAATGATATTGCCGGCATCCTACCAAAAATTGGGACATGTAGGGATTATCCGGTTACCCGCGGGATTAATGGAGAAGAAAAGGATCATCGGGGAAGGCGTGTTGAATGCTATTCCGGGTATTCGCACGTGCTGCCTGAACCGGGGTCCCGTTCAGGGGGAATTCAGGCAACCGGATATGGAATATCTGGCGGGGGAGCATCACTTTGAGGTAGTACACAAAGAACATGATTGCATCTTCCGGTTTGATATCACCAAACTCATGTGGAGCATGGGAAACATGAATGAACGGAAACGTTTGTATCAAGCGGTGAAACCGGGAGAGGTGGTGGTGGACTTTTTCGCGGGAATGGGATATTGGAGTATTCCCATCGCCAAGCACGCGCACCCCGGACACGTGTATGCCATCGACGCCAACCCGTACGCCATCGAAGCCCTGCGGGAGAATAGACATGCTAACAAGATACCTGAATCCATTATGACGATATTACCAGGTAAATGCGAGGAAGTGGCCCCCCGATTGGGGAGGATTGCGGATCGGGTCATTCTGGGTTACTTGCCGGCGCCCCGGTTCGCGCTGTACCCGGCGTTCCACTGCCTAAAAGAAAAAGGGGGGATAATCCATTACGAGGGGGTATGTGGGTTGGATGCGTATGAGGGCCTTTTCCAAGAAGTGCGGGACATTGGAATGAGCGTGGGATTTGAGGTAGCATTGAAACACGCCCAACCCGTGAAGAGTATGAGTGCGGGGAAATGGCATTATGTGCTGGACTGCCAGGTTTCTCGGCTTGGGGAATGA